The Leadbetterella byssophila DSM 17132 DNA window GGGTTTTACTCAAATCTATCTCATTGAAAACCCAATTCAATAAGGCCAAGCCCAGCACCAACGGCACTAAATAGGAAATCCACTTTTTTATCATTTAACTATTCGGTTATTCTCATCCGGAAAGATAACTACCGGCTGATGTTTTTCCGCTTCTTCCGGAGTCATCCACGCATAAGAAATGATGATAACAATATCTCCGGGTTGTGCTTTTCGCGCGGCTGCACCGTTTAGACATATCACTCCTGAACCTCTACGCCCCTTGATGGCATAAGTCTCCAGTCGCTCCCCGTTATTATTATTTACAATCTGAACCTTTTCGTTTTCTCTAATCCCCGCAGCCTCTAATAGATCTTCATCTATGGTAATACTGCCTACATAGTTCAACTCCGCTTGCGTCACCTTCACACGGTGAATCTTTGACTTAAATACATTAATAAGCATACAGCGCTCTTTTTTTTGGTTTGCAAAAATAAGATATTCTACTCACACCCTCAAGGGAATATAACGTAGAGAAATGACAGGGTATTAGAAATTCTGCTAATTTTGCATCTTTATTACATGCAATGAGTAAGAAATATTTCACAGCAGGGCCGGCAGAATTGTATCCTAAATTCTCTGAATTCCTACAAGAATTTGTAGATAAGCAACTGGGCTCCATTTCCCATAGAAGTGGAGATTTCAAGAAGATTTATCAGCATACAGATGAACAATTGCGCATACTTCTGGGCATCCCGGAGGAAAATGCCATCATGTTTACCGGTTCAGCATCAGAAATCTGGGAAAAGAGCATTCAAAGTTTGGTTGAATTCGAATCTTTCCACCTAGTGAACGGTTCATTTTCAGAAAAGTATTACCAATACGCCCTCGCCTTACAAAAAACAGCCAAGGCCTTTAAAAAGCCGTTAGGGGAAGGATTTACGTATTCAGAAATTGAAGTGCCTGAATATGCGGAAATGGTCTGTATCACCCAAAATGAAACCTCTACAGGCGTTCAAATGCGTGAAGCAGATATCCATAAACTGAAGAGAAGTAATGCACATAAACTCTTTTCCATTGACATCGTATCTTCTGCACCTATCCCGACTTTAGATTTCAAATTGATGGATTCCGTATTTTTTTCTGTTCAAAAGAATTTTGGAATGCCAGCAGGACTAGGTGTCTGGATAGCGAATGAAAAATGCTTAGAGAAGGCAGTAAGTTTAAAGGAGAAAGGACTTTCTATCGGAGCTCACCATGACTTACCTACCCTTTGGAAGAATGCTAAAAATTACCAAAATCCATCTACTCCAAATGTCATGGGCATCTTCCTCCTAGGCAAAATAGCGGAAGACATGAACAAAACAGGAATAGATACCATTAGAAAAACCAATGCTTCCAATGCCAAGAAGATCTATCAGCACTTCGAGAATAAGGAAGGCTATGAGATCTTTGTAAAAGATCCGGATCTACGTTCAAAGACAGTGGCCGTCATCAATACCTCTAGCCCATCATCACATCTCATCCAAAAACTGAAAGCTGAAAATATGATCATAGGATCAGGATATGGACCAGGGAAAGACAATCAAATCCGTATAGCTAATTTCATATCTACCAGTACGGAAGATATAGAAGCTTTATTGGAAAAGATTTAAGCAAATTTTATAGTATAATAGAAAAAATACTTATCTTTGCAACCCGAAAAGGATTTTTAGGTTAAAGTACAATAAAAATGAAAAAAGACATTCATCCGAATTATAGAGAGGTAGTTTTCTGGGATTTGACCTCTGATGATAAATTCCTAACTCGTTCTTGTGTAGAAACGAAAGAAACCATCGTATTTGAAGATGGAAAAGAATATCCTGTATGTAAAGTAGAGGTTAGCTCTAAGTCTCACCCATTCTACACAGGTAAAAATGTATTGTTGGATACTACCGGACGTGTAGAGAAATTCAACAAGCGTTACGCAAGAAAATAATCTTTCTGAAGATATACAGGAAAGCCGCCTCGAAAGAAGCGGCTTTTTTTATTTAATAACTCTATTTTTATAGTCTTCGTAGTCTGTCAATTTTACCGTATATTCTTCATTGATCAAAGGAGAAGAGAAGATCAAATTTGCCGTAGCCGTATCACAGGCCATAGGGATATTCCACACCACTCCTAACCTCAATAAGGCCTTCACATCCGGATCATGCGGCTGGCTTTGCATGGGATCCCAGAAAAAGATGAGTATATCCACTTTCCCTTCCGCTATAAGAGAGCCTATCTGCTGATCCCCACCCAAGGGGCCGCTTAAAAGTTTCCTAACCGGAAGCTCTAATGCCTGTTCTAGTAACTTCCCCGTGGTACCTGTTGCTAATAAAGTGTGATTCTTCAAGATATGCCTATTGGACAATGCCCATTGTAGAATATCATCCTTCTTATTATCATGCGCCACTAGGGCTATATTCTTACTTGCACCTACTGTTCTTATCATTCAAGATCATTTTTGGCCCTAAATTAAACAAAAATAGAGCGGTATTTCTACCGCTCTATTCTATAATTCCATCTATATTTTCTACACTTCCTCCAATTCCCGATTTAGACGGCCTGGAGATTTTTTTTTTGACTTCTCTTCTCTTCCCAATAACACCCTCTGCTTCAAACGCATAAAGCTTTCGTATAAGGAGGACTGCGACAAAAAGTCCCAGAACTCAGGCTTCTTCTCCTCTTTCGGCGGTTCGTATTTCATACCTGTACAAAGACAGTGAGCTCTGTTTGTACGATTCAGGATATCAAAGTTCACACAGCTGCTACAACCTTTCCAGAAATCATCATCTTTTGGCAACTCAGAAAAAGGCACAGGAACGTATCCCAACTCTGAATTTATCTTCATCACAGCTAAACTAGTAGTTAAACCTATGATCTTAGCTTCCGGATAACGCGTTCTTGATAAACGAAATGCCATAGCTTTGATGGAAGTCGCTATCCCTGATTTTCTAAAGTCAGGAGCAACGATCAATCCGGAGTTCGCTACAAACTTACCGTGATCCCATGTTTCTATATAACAGAAACCAACCCAAACTCCCGCAGTAGTAAGACAAATGATGGCCTTACCCTCCGTCATTTTCAAACGAATGTACTCAGGTTTACGTTTTGCAATACCTGTCCCACGCGCTTTAGCGCTGGATGCCATTTCTTCGCAGATTTGATCCGCATAAGAGTGGTGCTCTTCTGTAGCTACCATAACTACAAAATCGCCATAAGTCTTCTTTTCTAAAATGTTCATCGTCATTGAGAGGGCCTTGCCCTAATGGAGACGGTGTATCCGTTTTTTTTTGATGATAAAATGTTTATAAAGAGAGGAGGAGACGCCTTGCTAAGTAGTAAAGTGTCTCAAGCTTGGGTCCTTACGGACCTAAGTCGTCGGAAAGGTGATATGGGAAGATTAACCTTTAACATTTCAGTACAAATATATACTGCCTTTTGTTTTCAGTGTATCTTTTGACAGGTTTTTTTTTGATTAGAAAATGAATTAATCCAACAAAAAGCTCCATTTGGTACATTATCCTCTTCCTAGCCCCTCGTTTTCAGGATCTTTTACCCTGCCATAGACCGAATAGAGCCCGATAATTTGCTACCCTTGACCAATAATCGTAATTTTGTAGATTAATTACTATATATACATAATGAGCAAACCCGCAGAAAACGGTTATTTCTTTCCCGCTGAATGGCACCCGCAAGTAGCTACCTGGTTAAGTTTCCCTATAAATAAAGATACTTGGGAGGATAGATTCGACCGCATTTACCCTGCATACTTTGAATTTATTAAGTCCATTGCCCTTAGTCAAAAGGTAAAGATCAATGCCAATGACGAGGCAACCATACAGTTTATTCGTACCAAACTAGAAGAATACAATATCCCGGCATCTCAGGTAGAATTATATCCGTTCCCCACGAACGACTCCTGGTGCAGAGACCACGGTCCTGCTTTCCTGATTCATAAAGAGAATGATAGCAGAATGATAGTGGACTGGGAATACAATGCCTGGGGTGGAAAATATCCTCCATATGATTCAGACAATGCAATTCCATCCCGTATTGCGGAAGTTTTACAATTACCTTCTGTAAAAACAGGAATAGTGATGGAGGGCGGATCTGTAGAATTCAATGGAAAAGGTACAGTATTAACCAGTAAATCTTGTCTTCTAAACAAAAACAGGAACCCTCATTTGACTCAAGAAGAGATAGAAGCCTACTTGAGAGACTATTATGGAGTAGAGCAAGTACTCTGGGTAGAAGATGGAATCGTAGGTGATGACACCGATGGCCATATTGATGATACCGTAAGGTTTGTCAATGAAGATACCGTAATTACGGTAGTTGAGTCTAACCCTGAGGATGCTAACTTTGCCCCATTAAAAGAAAATCTGGAGGCTTTGAAAAAGATGAAATTGCCTGATGGAAGAAGCCTGAATATTGTGGAAATCCAAATGCCAGACCCTGTATATTCAGACGGCATCAGACTGCCTGCATCCTATGCCAATTTCCTCATCACTAATGGACATGTGATCGTTCCCACTTTCAGAAGTAAACACGATGAAAGAGCTTTGCAAATTATTCAGGAATGCTTCAAAACCAGAAAGGTAGTAGGAATTGATGCTACAGAAATCATTTGGGGATTGGGTTCATTCCACTGCTTATCTCAGCAAGAGCCAAAACCAAACCCTGAGATTTCCTGCTAAGTAATAAAATAAATACGTTTTTTTCTTGTTATTTTTCTGAGCGTTTAGTCGCCATGCGACTAACTTAAATTTGTAAATATGCCATTTAAAATAAAATATATACCTCTTCTATCTCCTTTTCTTCTATTTTCCTGTGCAAAACCGACCACTACATCTGACAAATCGCAAGTATTGGTTGTAAAAGAAGAAGAGCCAAAGGTAGTAGAGTTGGCTAGCGGAGGAATAACAAGGAAAGAGCTGAGTATAGATCTAGAAAACATGGTAAAGCTGGATTCAGGCAGCCATGAAGAAATATTACAGGAACTTCTTCAAAGAAAACTCTTCATTGCAGAAGCCAGGAGTCAGGGAATGGATACCACTGAGAATTTCAGAGAACAAATCCAGTCGCATTTGTCTTTAGCTGTGGCCAGCGCTCTAGAGGATCATTCGGAAATTCGAAAGCTAGAAAACGAAGCGTATGAAAGATACTTAAAAGAGGTAAATGCCTCTCACCTTTTTGTACCCATTTCTCCTTATGCGGCACCTGCAGATACCTTGAAGTTGTACAATGAACTTCTACAAATCCGCAATATGGCCATCCAGAACAAGGATTTCGAAACCCAGGCAAAAAGATGGTCTAAAGATCCAAAGACAGCTTCTTCTGGAGGACAGTTAGGTTGGTTCAGTGTTTTCTACCTAGTTTACCCATTAGAATCTGCCGTGTATAAAGTACCTAAAGATTCCATTTCTCTACCAGTACGTACTCCTGCCGGTTACCACCTTATAAAGGTCAATGATATAAGGAAGAGTAGCGGTATGGTGCAAATACAGCATATTTTTAAGCACATCGGTCCGGAATCTGAAGATAAAGAAACCTTGAGGAAGCAACTGGATTCATTACGCACAGAAATCCTTAATGGTTTACCTTTTGAAACCGCAGTTGAACAGCATTCAGATGATTTTAATTCTAAGCCTAATAAGGGTATACTCCAACCCTTCGGTGTAGGTAAAACTGAGCCGGGCTTCGAAGAGGCCGTCTTTGCGCTTAAAAAAGGAGAAATCTCTATGCCTATCCAATCCAGTACCGGACTTCACCTGGTGAAAGTAATAGACAGATTAAAACCTTTGACCAGGTCACAGTTTATAGAACAAAACAGGGCCAAGATCACCACTGATAGCAGAGGTGAATACCTTAGATTGAAGCAGATCAATGATTTCAGAGCAAAGAACAATGTTTCTTTCTCTGATGAAGCGCTCGATAATGCCCTCAAGTTTGCATCAGTGAGAATACTGACCAGAAATTGGCAAAAACCTAATACGGTCCTACTCACAGACCCTTTGCTCAAAATCAACGAGCATACCATCACCATAGGTTCCTTTTATGATTTTGTAGAAGACAAACAGGAGTTTGAAAAATGGCCCTCTGAAAATCCAAATGAGATCTTCAAAATGCTGTTTGACAAATTCGTAGAAGCGGAAATTGTAAAATACCAACAAGCTCAAACCTACCAGCAAGACCCGGATTTGCAAAGATGGATGAAAGCTCAGGAGGAAAATATCCTTTACACCGAGTTTTACACCCGTAATATCCTAGAAAAATCCCTACAGGATACCGTAGCCTTGAAAAGATTCTATGACGCGAACAAATCTTTGTTCCCCGTAGTAGAAACCGGAAACCTGTCAGTCATGAGTTTCGCTGATGAGGAAACGTATGCCAAATTCAAGGCCATGGCAGCTGAACCTAAACCGTATAAACTTTATAGAGGTATAGCTCCAATTCTTTATGAGCAGAACACATACACCCTAAGTGAAGTGGATCAACGCAAGTTGATGGGGCTCTTAGAAATTATGGAAAAGAACCCGGGTTATATCGTAGAGATAGGTGGTCATTCAGATTCAAAAGAAGATGATAGAATTTCTGAATTAAGAATCAAAGAAGTAGTAAGTTTTTTAGTAAAAAATGGACTACCTTTGAAGAGAATTTCAGAAGTGAATTATAAGAATTCTGTCATTCATGACAGATTTGATTGGTCAAAGAACCAGACCCTTACGTTTTCTTTCTTTAGTAACTTGGAAACAGATCTGGCTAAGACCTTTAATTCTAAATTCCCTAACGCCATCACCTATGATAACTTCACTGTCAGCAAGTCGGAGTTTGAAAGTAAAATGAATACGAGTTGGGGGAACAAAAGTGGAACGATCCGTTTGGACGGTCGTGTAGAAGAATATACTTTGAAGACCAAAAAGATAAAAGGCAATTATAAGGATAGTAAACCTGAGGTAATTCAAAAATACCAGGAAGCCTTAGAAAAAGAATGGGTACAAAAGCTGAGTTCGAAATTCAATTTAAAATACAACCCTGAAGAACTGAAAAGTATTATTAACGACTTAAAAAAGAACAATTAAATGTTGAAGAAGGTAGTGTTGGCGTTGATTATGGTTTTGCCCCTATGTGTTAAGGCTCAATCAACGAATGTCGACAAGATTATAGCAAAAATTGACAATTACTATATTCTAAAATCTGAAGTAGAATCTTTAAGAGCAAGATATGCAAAAGAAGGTCAGAATGTAAGCAGCTGTGAAGCGTTGGAATCCATGGCTATCCAGAAACTTTTGGTAGCTAAAGCAGAAATTGACTCGGTCATCGTGGAAAACGACCAGATCAAGGACCAATTGGATGCCAGAATGAACCAGATGGTAACAGTGTATGGTAATGAGAAGAATATTGTAGATCAATTCGGAAAGTCCATTGAGACTTTAAAGAATGAAATGCGTTCTGAGCTTAAAGAGCAAATGACCGCGGAAAAAATGAAAGGTGTGATTTACGAAAAAGTGAGTGTCACACCTTTAGAAGTTAAGAAATTCTACGAATCCATCCCTAAAGACAGCTTGTGGAAAGTTGGACAAAAAGTTAAACTATCCCAGATCGTTCGTTTGGCTCCTCTTACCCCTGAATTGAGAACGGATCTAATCACCAAATTACAGGATATCAAACGTAGAATCCAAAGCGGAGAAGACTTTGGGAAACTGGCTAAAGAGTATTCTGAAGACCAAGGTAGCGCTGCAAATGGTGGAGACTTAGGCTGGAGTAAGAGAGGCATGATGGTTCCCGAGTTTGAGGCCGCAGCTATGAGCCTAGATACCGGACAAATATCAGATATCGTAGAAAGTGAGTACGGTTTCCACTTGATCCAAACCTTGGCAAAAAGAGGGCAAGAATATAGAGCGCGACACATACTGTTGATGCCTGACTATCAGATTTTAAGCACTGATGAACCCAAAAGATACCTGGACAGCTTAAGAAAAGTAATCATAGCAGATACGCTGGATTGGGGCAAAATGGTCAAACTGCACTCCCAAGATGAGTTCACCAAAGACGCAGGAGGTATCATTGCTAACCCACAAACCGGTGAAGCATGGCAGACTATTGATGTAAATATGGAACCTGCCTTATACATTGCTGTAAGTTCCCTTAAACTAGGTGATCTAAGCCAAGTGGTAAACTATAGAACCCCTCAAGGTAAAACCGGGATGCGTTTGATTAAGGTAGTGGATGTCAAAAAAGAACACGTCATTAACCTAGAGGATGATTATGAAGAATTAAGAAGATATACCCTAAATATCAAACAAAACGAAAGAATTGAACAATGGTTTTCTGAAGCCTTGGCTGAGGTGTATATAAATATTGATAAAGAATACGAGAGCTGCAACCTTTTTAATAAAAAATGAAATCAGACGTAGAAGCTGCTGACGCCCTAAAAAAGAAATATGAAGAGCTGAGCCAAGAGATAGGCAAGGTCATTGTAGGACAAGAAGAAACGGTTAAACTACTGCTTACTGCGGTCTTCTGCCAGGGACATTGTCTTTTAGTAGGTGTTCCGGGACTTGCAAAGACTCTATTGGTGCAAACCATAGCTTCAGCTTTGGATTTAGACTTTAACAGAATTCAGTTCACTCCAGATTTGATGCCTTCAGACATCACCGGTTCGGAAACCTTAGATAACCAAAGGAACTTCAAATTTGTGAAAGGTCCGGTTTTTGCCAATATCATTTTGGCGGATGAAATCAACCGTACTCCTCCAAAAACACAATCGGCTCTACTTGAAGCCATGCAGGAATATGCCGTAACAGTATCAGGTCAAAAGCATAATCTTAGTAGACCTTTCTTTGTCTTGGCAACTCAAAACCCTATTGAACAGGAAGGTACCTATCCCCTACCGGAAGCTCAATTGGACCGTTTCATGTTCATGGTAAGTTTAGACTACCCTACTTTGGAACAAGAAATGCAAATAGTGAAGAACACTACGAGCAGCAGGGAAGTCAGCATAAACAAGGTGTTAGGTGCAGAAGAAATTGTGGAATTCCAACAGCTTATCCGTAAAGTTCCGGTATCAGATCATGTGATCGAATATGCCGTAAAATTGGTACAAAATACTCGTCCGGGAATAGAAAATGCCTCTACCCAAGCAAAAACATGGTTGGAATGGGGAGCTGGACCTCGAGCATCTCAGAACCTAATATTGGCTGCTAAATGCAACGCCTTATTCCAAGGTAAATATTCTCCTGACATAGATGATGTTAAAGCCGTGGCTTATCCTATCCTACGTCACAGAATAGTTAGGAACTTCAAGGCAGAAGCAGAAGGCATCACTACAGAAAAGATCATCGGGGAACTACTCTAGGAACTGTGGAGGAGGATTTCATTGTTATATAATTTATGTAATCCTCAAAAAATGAAATTAACTTTAACCCTCCTCCTCCTTTTAAGCCTTATCATTTATTTCGCGCCATTTTGGGGTAAATCTCCTCAAGGAGAGCGAAGGGAAAGGATCAAAAGATCCCCCAATTTTATCAAGGGTGAATTCAGCTATCCTATTGAAACACCTCAACTAACAAACGGCGCTACTTACGGAAGTTTACTGAAAGAAATGCTCTTAGGGAAATCTCCTGAAGAACCTCTTAAGGATATTCCAGCCATCAAACACGATTTACACCAACTACCTGAAGGATCTATAGTGTGGTTTGGACACTCTTCATACCTGATTAAAATCCAAGGCAAGGTCTTCGTGATTGATCCTGTATTAAGCGACCGAGTTTCACCTGTTCCCGGCTTAATGAAAGCCTATACAGGTACCACCGTTTATAGTCCTACTGATTTACCGGAAATTGATTACCTCATCATAACCCATGACCATTATGATCATTTGGATTATACAAGTATCAAAGAACTAAAGCCAAAGGTTAAAAAGGTTATTACCGGTTTGGGAGTGGGCGCTCATTTAGAATATTGGGGATATAAACCGGAAATCATCACGGAGTTAGATTGGTGGGAAGGAATTAGTTTGTCAGAGAATATCCAAATTGCGGCTACTCCTGCCCGCCATTTTTCAGGAAGAGGTTTTAAAAGGAATCAGACCTTATGGTGTTCCTTCGTATTGGACACACCAGAGAATAAGATCTTTATAGGTGGAGATAGTGGATACGGACCTCATTTTAAAGAAATCGGAGAAAAATTCGGACCGTTTGACTTAGCCATCCTGGAAAATGGGCAGTACAATGTAGCTTGGCAAAATATACACACCTTACCTTCCGAATTCCCGCTTGTAGTACAAGATTTAAGGGCTATGAAGGTCCTGCCTGTACATTCGGGTAAGTTCACTTTAGCCAGACATGCCTGGTATGAGCCTTTGGAGGAAGTTTATAAGCTCATACCAAGTAAAAAGCTGTTGACACCCCTAATAGGTCAAACTGTCCCTCTGGCTGACAGCAGCGTCAGTTATAGGGCATGGTGGAGAGAGTTTTAATCTGACACTTTGACAGCAAAAAGGGGGATGGATTAATTATTGCTATAAAGGAAGTAGGATAAAAATATGTTGGAATGGCACAAGAAGAGATCAATAATCAAGAAGAGATCAATAATCAAGAAGAGAACAATAATCAAGAAGAGACCAATAAACAGGAAGAAGTCAACACTGAAGAAACTCCTGTAGAAGAAACTGAACTTGATAAAATCAAAGGTGAACTAAGCGAAACAAAAGATAAATATATACGCCTTTACTCGGAGTTTGACAATTATAGAAAGCGCACAAGTAAGGAGAAAATTGAAATAATTGCAAACGCTAATGAGCGCTTGATCAAAGAACTTTTGCCTATCATTGATGATTTTGAAAGAGCAAAAGCCGCATTTGATAAGACTGATAACTTCCAGGCTTTAAAAGAAGGCGTAGATTTGATCTTTGCAAAATTTATAAAA harbors:
- the panD gene encoding aspartate 1-decarboxylase, whose translation is MLINVFKSKIHRVKVTQAELNYVGSITIDEDLLEAAGIRENEKVQIVNNNNGERLETYAIKGRRGSGVICLNGAAARKAQPGDIVIIISYAWMTPEEAEKHQPVVIFPDENNRIVK
- a CDS encoding aminotransferase class V-fold PLP-dependent enzyme translates to MSKKYFTAGPAELYPKFSEFLQEFVDKQLGSISHRSGDFKKIYQHTDEQLRILLGIPEENAIMFTGSASEIWEKSIQSLVEFESFHLVNGSFSEKYYQYALALQKTAKAFKKPLGEGFTYSEIEVPEYAEMVCITQNETSTGVQMREADIHKLKRSNAHKLFSIDIVSSAPIPTLDFKLMDSVFFSVQKNFGMPAGLGVWIANEKCLEKAVSLKEKGLSIGAHHDLPTLWKNAKNYQNPSTPNVMGIFLLGKIAEDMNKTGIDTIRKTNASNAKKIYQHFENKEGYEIFVKDPDLRSKTVAVINTSSPSSHLIQKLKAENMIIGSGYGPGKDNQIRIANFISTSTEDIEALLEKI
- a CDS encoding type B 50S ribosomal protein L31, producing MKKDIHPNYREVVFWDLTSDDKFLTRSCVETKETIVFEDGKEYPVCKVEVSSKSHPFYTGKNVLLDTTGRVEKFNKRYARK
- a CDS encoding methylglyoxal synthase; protein product: MIRTVGASKNIALVAHDNKKDDILQWALSNRHILKNHTLLATGTTGKLLEQALELPVRKLLSGPLGGDQQIGSLIAEGKVDILIFFWDPMQSQPHDPDVKALLRLGVVWNIPMACDTATANLIFSSPLINEEYTVKLTDYEDYKNRVIK
- a CDS encoding N-acetyltransferase → MTMNILEKKTYGDFVVMVATEEHHSYADQICEEMASSAKARGTGIAKRKPEYIRLKMTEGKAIICLTTAGVWVGFCYIETWDHGKFVANSGLIVAPDFRKSGIATSIKAMAFRLSRTRYPEAKIIGLTTSLAVMKINSELGYVPVPFSELPKDDDFWKGCSSCVNFDILNRTNRAHCLCTGMKYEPPKEEKKPEFWDFLSQSSLYESFMRLKQRVLLGREEKSKKKSPGRLNRELEEV
- a CDS encoding agmatine deiminase family protein → MSKPAENGYFFPAEWHPQVATWLSFPINKDTWEDRFDRIYPAYFEFIKSIALSQKVKINANDEATIQFIRTKLEEYNIPASQVELYPFPTNDSWCRDHGPAFLIHKENDSRMIVDWEYNAWGGKYPPYDSDNAIPSRIAEVLQLPSVKTGIVMEGGSVEFNGKGTVLTSKSCLLNKNRNPHLTQEEIEAYLRDYYGVEQVLWVEDGIVGDDTDGHIDDTVRFVNEDTVITVVESNPEDANFAPLKENLEALKKMKLPDGRSLNIVEIQMPDPVYSDGIRLPASYANFLITNGHVIVPTFRSKHDERALQIIQECFKTRKVVGIDATEIIWGLGSFHCLSQQEPKPNPEISC
- a CDS encoding peptidylprolyl isomerase, producing the protein MPFKIKYIPLLSPFLLFSCAKPTTTSDKSQVLVVKEEEPKVVELASGGITRKELSIDLENMVKLDSGSHEEILQELLQRKLFIAEARSQGMDTTENFREQIQSHLSLAVASALEDHSEIRKLENEAYERYLKEVNASHLFVPISPYAAPADTLKLYNELLQIRNMAIQNKDFETQAKRWSKDPKTASSGGQLGWFSVFYLVYPLESAVYKVPKDSISLPVRTPAGYHLIKVNDIRKSSGMVQIQHIFKHIGPESEDKETLRKQLDSLRTEILNGLPFETAVEQHSDDFNSKPNKGILQPFGVGKTEPGFEEAVFALKKGEISMPIQSSTGLHLVKVIDRLKPLTRSQFIEQNRAKITTDSRGEYLRLKQINDFRAKNNVSFSDEALDNALKFASVRILTRNWQKPNTVLLTDPLLKINEHTITIGSFYDFVEDKQEFEKWPSENPNEIFKMLFDKFVEAEIVKYQQAQTYQQDPDLQRWMKAQEENILYTEFYTRNILEKSLQDTVALKRFYDANKSLFPVVETGNLSVMSFADEETYAKFKAMAAEPKPYKLYRGIAPILYEQNTYTLSEVDQRKLMGLLEIMEKNPGYIVEIGGHSDSKEDDRISELRIKEVVSFLVKNGLPLKRISEVNYKNSVIHDRFDWSKNQTLTFSFFSNLETDLAKTFNSKFPNAITYDNFTVSKSEFESKMNTSWGNKSGTIRLDGRVEEYTLKTKKIKGNYKDSKPEVIQKYQEALEKEWVQKLSSKFNLKYNPEELKSIINDLKKNN
- a CDS encoding peptidylprolyl isomerase translates to MLKKVVLALIMVLPLCVKAQSTNVDKIIAKIDNYYILKSEVESLRARYAKEGQNVSSCEALESMAIQKLLVAKAEIDSVIVENDQIKDQLDARMNQMVTVYGNEKNIVDQFGKSIETLKNEMRSELKEQMTAEKMKGVIYEKVSVTPLEVKKFYESIPKDSLWKVGQKVKLSQIVRLAPLTPELRTDLITKLQDIKRRIQSGEDFGKLAKEYSEDQGSAANGGDLGWSKRGMMVPEFEAAAMSLDTGQISDIVESEYGFHLIQTLAKRGQEYRARHILLMPDYQILSTDEPKRYLDSLRKVIIADTLDWGKMVKLHSQDEFTKDAGGIIANPQTGEAWQTIDVNMEPALYIAVSSLKLGDLSQVVNYRTPQGKTGMRLIKVVDVKKEHVINLEDDYEELRRYTLNIKQNERIEQWFSEALAEVYINIDKEYESCNLFNKK
- a CDS encoding AAA family ATPase → MKSDVEAADALKKKYEELSQEIGKVIVGQEETVKLLLTAVFCQGHCLLVGVPGLAKTLLVQTIASALDLDFNRIQFTPDLMPSDITGSETLDNQRNFKFVKGPVFANIILADEINRTPPKTQSALLEAMQEYAVTVSGQKHNLSRPFFVLATQNPIEQEGTYPLPEAQLDRFMFMVSLDYPTLEQEMQIVKNTTSSREVSINKVLGAEEIVEFQQLIRKVPVSDHVIEYAVKLVQNTRPGIENASTQAKTWLEWGAGPRASQNLILAAKCNALFQGKYSPDIDDVKAVAYPILRHRIVRNFKAEAEGITTEKIIGELL
- a CDS encoding MBL fold metallo-hydrolase; the encoded protein is MKLTLTLLLLLSLIIYFAPFWGKSPQGERRERIKRSPNFIKGEFSYPIETPQLTNGATYGSLLKEMLLGKSPEEPLKDIPAIKHDLHQLPEGSIVWFGHSSYLIKIQGKVFVIDPVLSDRVSPVPGLMKAYTGTTVYSPTDLPEIDYLIITHDHYDHLDYTSIKELKPKVKKVITGLGVGAHLEYWGYKPEIITELDWWEGISLSENIQIAATPARHFSGRGFKRNQTLWCSFVLDTPENKIFIGGDSGYGPHFKEIGEKFGPFDLAILENGQYNVAWQNIHTLPSEFPLVVQDLRAMKVLPVHSGKFTLARHAWYEPLEEVYKLIPSKKLLTPLIGQTVPLADSSVSYRAWWREF
- a CDS encoding nucleotide exchange factor GrpE: MAQEEINNQEEINNQEENNNQEETNKQEEVNTEETPVEETELDKIKGELSETKDKYIRLYSEFDNYRKRTSKEKIEIIANANERLIKELLPIIDDFERAKAAFDKTDNFQALKEGVDLIFAKFIKTLESQGLKPIEAKDLDFDVEKHESVTQFPAGDDKKGKVIEELEKGYYLNDKVIRYSKVVVGN